The genomic region CACAGATATTGAGCTCAAGGGAGTGCTGTTTCTCTTTGgattactatattatatatatctctatagttGAAAcgaacgattattttaataatcgattagttgtcgattattttatcgattaacccctaaaggaccagacccattttattttagcattttcgttttttcctcctcgccttctaaaaatcataactcttatatttccttcCCCAGAACCATATTAGGGCCtggtttttgtgtcaccaattgtactttgtaattacatcaattattttaccataaaatgtacggtgcaaccaaacaaatattttttatgtgtgaaaattgtaaagaaaaccgaaatttagcaaatttttgaaggttttgttcacgctgtacactttccggtaaaaatgacatgttttctttattctgtgggtcaatacgattaaaatgatacccatgtttctatgcttttctataattgtaccacttaaaaaaaaatctcaaacaaaattagtatgtttgaaattgccctattttgaccacctataactttctcatttttccgtatatgggctcattttttgcgccatgataaattttttacgtttacgcaggTTGcagtcattattaatgatcctgtacagaaaccagcgtaattttgatactgccgcatgggtaactgtctgaaccattaaaaaatatgttaatgatttactaatattttaatagacaGTAAGCCATGCggtagtatcaaatatgtaaaagaaaaaattattttactttttttgtatagcaataggaaaagggggagctaatttttattggggagcagtaaagttacattttttttcttttttacttttttttttataatatagcactcctatacacatgtgtatgtgcagactgcagtccATTGCTTttaagggcccccctttagacagcagccccccccccccccctatatataattttttttctattttttattttttttatcttcagcCCTGATGTGGATTTCTGGAAGGCACAGTGACTGCATAGGTCAGTTAAACACTGATCAATTACAGACAGATCCATAAATCTTTCACTGTACCTTGTTTAGCAGACTCAGAGATCTTCTCAAACTTCTGGCAGCACAATTGCTGAGTGGTCTCAGCCGACAGCACATCCTTGTTTTTAGCTCTTGCTTTATCTAGTGCTTTGTTGGCATTTTCATAATCTACCAAAGAGCGGGATCTTCTGTACAAGAGATCCTGGAAGGTAAACACAAAATATCTGAAAATGTTCAATAGAAGTGACAATATTTTATTCACTTAAATATTTTAACCACTTAAAACATATGTAAAAGATAAAAGGTTGTTAATGATTAGTACATACTTTCCAACTAATACAGGAAAGGTGAATGGGGGACCAAGAAGGATACAAATGGAATATTATAAAAACTATACTCTGCTACGAGTCAGAACAATGGTGAAAAAACGGACTATATAAaaagttcccttaaaggggtatgtaACGGGACATggaaggtggtggatcctctgggcctgtgtgaatGGTGATgtaagccgtgccagggagcagagtcttaggtgccgctggttttcaccagagcccgccgcaaagcggcaggacgtggcaagatggcagtaggtcagggcaggtacacaggtgcaggggaggtaaggtagcaaggaacagggacacagactttcactatggcattAGGTAACCAAAGATCagtcagggaaccaagggaggagctgatatttaaggacaggagacaggtgtagacacttgattaattgaCCACTGGCCTCTTAAGAGTAAGAGCTCcaacgcgcgtgccctaggaggcgggggcacgcgcgcCGGGGCTGCAAGGACACAGAGAGGCTGAAGATGAGGGacgtgagtgatgggctgggattcgcatgtgagcgcgtcctgcgatgcgaatcccagccccgccggcagcggggacatgagcagagagcgcaccccccccccccccctttgatcttCCCCTCTTCATTagagttccccactacatgagtccagggggtttctggaatgggtaaaggctgtaaggaacttgcaggcttctgtcgtggagtcttccatcttctaaggtgaccaactggcaaggaagaatgtccaAAATTCAAGACTTTATGTCTGAATTTAACAGGCACAAAAGATATTACAGGGAGAACAAGGCAATGATCTTTGCAAaattgtccccaacaagtgatttcaccagttttccagtagagttgtggagaatgatgttgaagccaaggaagaccaaaaaGAAGCGCCGAAGTACAGTGaggtagcacatagaactcaattgtttctttatgcaaatttcctacttgCAAGACAAGGGGTTCCGTGcgaaattgcaccttacagttcagattttgtccattaacagaagagatgtagaagggcttggcaagacgagacactggaagacggtgtttatggacctaggaggcaccaatgaagttaccagcggaaccggagtccaaaagagcagaagcgaTGAAAGACGTCTTGGTAGAGTAAAATACTTGAACCGGGGTGGGCAAGCGAGTAGAGGTAATATTAACATTTAGGAAAGCCACTCCTACTTGTTCAAGTTGATAGCGTTCTCCCGGACGTGGAGGACATATAGaatagtctttgagaaagtgctccggactggcacaatataggcacaaattctcattgcatctACGGGTTTTTTTCCTGCTGCATTAAGTGAAAAcggcaagaggcaaagtagaGAGATGGGGTGgatggtcgctacccctggcccgactcatccacacaggtagctgggaggtggcacagaaggagactggcaggacgtggcaagatggcagtaggtcaaggcaggtacacaggtgcaggggaggtgaggtagcaaggaacaggtacactgtaacagggacacagactttcactatggcataaggtaaccaaagatctggcagggaactaagggaggagctgatatttaaggacaggggacagatgtagacacttgattaattgagcactggccctttaagaataagagctccggcgcgtgcgccctaggtggcggagaggcggaagatgagggaggtgggCTGTGATGGGATTCgtatgcgggcgcgtcctgcgatgcaaatcccagccccaccggcagtgaggacatgagcaaagagcgctcacggccggcgtgTCTGGCGTtacagggtattccaggaatcaaacaacgggccttttttctttcaaagtcctctccctgtctgtctccagtttAGGTGTggatctgcagctcagttccattgaagtgaatggagccaagttgtaataccacacccaaagtggagacaaggagggagctgtctttgaaagaaaaaaggcctgttttttgattcctggaattcccctttaattctAATCCTTGTGAGTTAAAGGGGTCTTCTGAGTTAATTTCGCACATGTGgctatttatcatttttttttaaactatattccCCTGCTAAATACCAGCTTCCATCCTCCCAGCTGGCTTGTTTACATGGCGGCCTGGATGGTGTGCCACATATAACCACATTAGAAAGTCACTGAAATATACAGCACAAGACCAAAGGCAGACAGCTCCTTTATCTAGTTGAAAAGAAATAGAGGATCAGATTAATCCAGAAGGCACCTTCTGAGAGAAAGTCCTATCCACTGGGTACATCATACATTAATTCACTAAAGAGATAGCCATACCCAATCTCTGTCATGCACGTGCACTGCTGCTCCATAAGTGGAAGAGACAGGAATTGGGGTCAGGGATTGATGAAACATTCCTCCCCTAGGTCTATGAGACTCAAGGATGTTCATATCTCATTCAAGGAAAGCTGAGTAAAATGTGAGAAATGTTGAATAGTGTAAAATCCTTAGGATTTTCCATAGCTGCTAAGGGACCTTTGGCAAAGTCCATTTTCAGGCCTGAATTTTTATGGAATGATAGGTAGGTTGGTAGTGGGGCCTATCATTGTCTATCTGGCCAATCCAGGTTTTCAGTTTGGCTAAGACAGCAGATGTGCTATAGAGAGCAGGTTGCTgggctgtgaggaacctgtacctcTGATGGGAGTTGGAATCCTGAGCTCTGAAGCCTAAAGGGGATATTTTGATGTATGTGAGTAACATCTGATGACtattttgttgggtggctggtagaaAGTCATCTGTATAGATAGGAACAATTTGTGTTAGTTAGTGCTTGGACAAGCGGGAATAATTTAGTATTTTGTGCCTGAATGTAAAGGCTTTGTTTTgtttgctgaaaaataaaaacaatagaaTGTCTGATTAAACATTACTTCTGTGTTCCTGTCTTTGACTGACACTTTTTTTGCAGATGCCTCTATTAAAATCAATGAAAACTTCAGAGCAGGACCCCATAGTGGCTTGGAAAAGACTCTGGCGCAGCGCTTCACACAAGGGCAAGGGTACGGCTTATGGCTCCAAAACTGGCTATTGCACCACATGTCAAAAATGTGCAgctgtaaaagatttttttttcctataaagtCTACAGATTTATTTTATTCATGTGAAATAAGTCTTGAACAAATGTTTACCTTAGCAGCTTGTGATTCccttaaataatatttcaaaagatCGGAAAGCTTCAGATCTTCATCAGCTGATATCCGAGCCTCAATTTTCTATAGAAAAGACAAAAGAGGTGATAAAATATGCTATGAAATATATCAAATTTATCAGCACAGAATGCGAGACCTACTACATAGGTTGTTAAAAGTTGGACATGCACCCTTAAAGATTTAACATCAttatattagggaagggttttTGTGCATCTGTCATCTAGCATAGGCTTAAAAAGCTGCTCACACAATACAGTGGGGCTTCACAAGCCTATTCTGGCCATACCTGTGATAATGTATGTTGCTGTATAGGCACAATAAATGGATACGTAATTCCTCCAGGAGTTGGAGAGGCAGGGCTCAGGGTTCACTATGCTCCGGGCCTGCTGCGCCTCTCTGGCAAAATCACACtgttgactgacacacagggtttACCTGCTCAAGTTGGTCCTGTGTAGTTCTGTAAATGCACAGTCTGTCAATTAACAGCATGACATTAGTAGAAAGAGGCATTGCAGGCCCTGACCATGGCAGACCCCGGGCCCTAAGCATAGCAGACCCCGGGCCCTGCTTCCTCAACAATTGTTTGTAAATTTACAGCACCCTATATTATCAACACAGGTATGGCTAGGTTTGTACAGCCCAACTGTTGCACTTTATAAGTGAAAGCAAATGGGTTAATAGATGGGAGAAGAAAAGATTCATTGACCAAAAGAGAATAGAGTATCTTCATTCATAATGAACCcaaattcaccccccccccccctcccaacgtATGAGTGACGCAAGGAGTCAGAATGGATTGGCAGTGTGTATGCTTGACCACTGCTCATTCGAAGTCCATGGCAATGCTGGAAACAGCCGGGCACTGGATAAATTTATTTAGGCTGTAGCAGACCATTAAGCAATAAGGGAGCCTGTCCCCATTCCTGGCCATGGTTCAAGTAGCAAGAAAGCGATAAGGGGCTTTTGCATCCCGGATTTTGCATCTCGAACCAAGAATCAAATATTTTCTTCACAGCCACAAGGTATTTCATGGTCAGCCTGACACCAATCAGCTATGGTCATGTTTAATATTGAGGGAATTATGGCCACAGCAAAAGTGATAACCTAGATACATACACGGGTCTTGTCGAACAATTCAGACACTCTCAGGAAAAATCTgtaagagagagaaaaagaattAGGAGTATACTAACAACTTTGCTGggtttatgtaaaaataaaaaacataagtttttaccCTGTAGCTTCTATTTCAGCACTTTTACCAGGACTAGTATAGAAAGCAGGATTGTCCTTTACTCTAGTCTACTAAACCTTCTTGTATTTTACAACCAATGTGGTTATAAACTTCCGGCTGCAGACATATGTACGTTATAATTACTAAAAGATGACAGGCAAGAGAGAAATGTTGGGATTCATACTACCAGAGAATCTATCTCCCTAAAAATGGGTCAAAACATTGCCTCCGAAGTGGCATCCAAAAAATCTCTAAGCACACAGGTATCTTACTTGCATATGTCAGTGTTATCCTGGGTTCCCAATGCATACATGGAGGAGCCTATTCTGTTATAATCGTCAGCAACACCTAAAAGAAGAGATGGAAAGAAAACTTAACCTAATGACCTAAGGTAATTTCAAATCTATTGAACACTCACTAAACATCACTCATATTAAGATGCCTAAACAAACAAACATTCTAATGACATCAGGAGAACATGACCAATTGCAAAATAGTAGTACTAGTAACAAAGTACAGTTTTAAAGAAGAGACTTGCATTTGTGGGATCTTGTCATCTTATCAGACTTTGCACTTGCATCCTTTACTCTGTTGTGATATTCGACAAGGAACGTCCGCTCGTGATCAAAGAAATCATCCACATCCTTCAAAGACATTTGAAAAAGTGGAGAAATTGTAATTAGTATTGCTTACAATACATAAATCCAACAAGaacggaaataaaaaaaaataaataaaaaaacaggcgCTTACCTTCGTACCAGAAACAATGACGCCATCAGCCGATTTCACTACACTTTTGAAGAAATCTTCCAGTTTTTCCTTCTTGTTTTTCCCTCGAACGCTTAACTGTAAAGACACAAATAATATGTATTGGGTTCAATGTGTAGCGTCTCAAATAACACAATCACATCATCAGTGGATGGGTcaggacaaaaaaaataatacagcCAGCTCAGTTGTTTTTGGCTTATTGACCATCTCCAATGCTCACAAGGCAAGGCCAGAAGGGGCCAGGTGCCCCTGAAATATGTGCGGGTCCCAGAAGTGGATATCTCATAAATGTCCAAGATGGGACATATAAAGATATGGTCACAAGTGATGCATTTGCTGCAGACTTTTCCCCACATGGAATTAGGCTGCAGCATTTATAGAAACAGTGAAAGAGACAAGATTAATAAAAAATGCATCCatgtgattagaaaaaaaatccacaaaagaCAGTTGTGTGGATTTTAAACCTGCAGGATGTGTTGAAAATACTGCAGTGCAAACTTTTTCTgttgaatttaaaaggggtcgtCTGGGAAACTGAACTTATCAGAGACCAATCCCCTATCCACGGGATATAAGATAAGTGTCAGATAGCGGAGATCCAACCActaggatccccgcgatctcctgtacgtggcCTGCCTACTTACCCGTCCTCTGtgcctgttcagccaatcaccagatgcagcaatgttccgcctcagccggtgattggctaagAGGGCAGTCACTTGCCTTTGTCCAGGGAGGTGGGGGCTGGAGTGTGCCAAGGACGGGTAAGCAGAcagggcccgtacaggagatcgcagggtttCCATCAGTTGGACCCctagagatcagacacttatgttctcgcctttggatcggggataagggtctgataagttcagttccctggactaCCCCATAAATGGAGAAGTGAAAATCCACAGTGTTGTGGATCAACAGCAAAATTCCCCCCAAGAGTGGATTTTTTAacccattggcccagatttatctatCTAAGGCAGAATATGTCtgatttgcccacagcaaccaaatcacagcttagctttcataTCCTAATGAGCTCtggggtaaaatgaaagctgagctgtaattggttccTCCGAGCAAAACAGACATTTGTTGTCTCCGACAGATAGATCCGGGCCATggcatttttctttaaatttaaTTCACATAATCCACACCAACCACACCATCTCAATGATTTAGTGCTTAAATGCCTTGGGTTTTCCACTTCAGCAAAGTTGGTAACCAAAAAGAGGGGGCAAACCAAGTAGAATACAATTCTAACCGGGTCTAAGGTGTGAGTGATTAAACCAAGAACTATCCAAAAAGATACACTGAGAAGCAAATTATAAATAGTGTCAATTCTTATCATAAAGTGAGttataaaacagtttaaaaagggAACAGGAGCAGACAGACTACTGAGGTGTCAGGGTACATGGTAGAGACGGTAGTAAAGTGCAAGAATCACATGTATGAGGGCTCAGCATAGATGGCCACAAGATGTATACATACATAAAAGAATCGTGGCTGTACAAAAATTATACTAGCACAAAACAATTATAAATATAACAGCATACATAGCAAGAAAGGGGAATTGCACACTAGCCCAAGTGTAAACAGAGGCCCGCAGAAAAAGGTTCAGTTTATAAGGTGTTCATTAAATCATAAGAGGCACATAGGAAAATGTGGCTGAAGCACCGTACAAACAGATAGTCAGCCTACCAGTCCTATACAAACAAGCCTCCAAAACAATCAAATCAGCAGCATAAATAAAGTGAACTGTGTGGATATCTTACCCCAGTACAGGACACCACCCCAACGTTGTTTCGCCCAGAGGCTTCTTCAGGGAATGTATGGCAGGTAAGTAGAATGCAGATATTTATATATCTCACTCAGTAGTCTGTCTGCTCCTGTTccctttttaaactgttttataaCTCACTTTCTAAAAGAACTGACACTTTTTATCATTTGGTTCTCGGTGTATCTTTTTGGATAGTACTTCAGCAAAGTTGCAGCATACGCTGTGTGTCTCCTCAAGCTAAAATGAAATTTATGTTTTCTATAATCCATTAAGTGATATaatgtaagtttttatttttttaaacagtaacAGACGTGGTTTATACATTAGTTCCGAGAGATTCAAGTAAGCCACTTACATCCTGATTGTACTCCAGAAAGACATGAAAATTCAAATCTTTTCTAAGAATAGGATGGGCTGCCACTCGGCACAGGAACACTTCATGCATGGCTACTGTTTTCTTGAAGATAGCCAGGTACTCTctgcaaacaaacaaaaaaaaaacacatgcttaACATAAAAGAAACATCTAACACAATCAGTGTTTCCTTCCCAACACTTCAAGGTTCTACTGCCATATAGTAACATTATCAAAAACATTGGctatagttgttgttttttttcttctcttcagTAAAGTGACTGCATATTGCTATGGTATGCAACCACTTACTGATCAAAGGAGGGTGGGGAGGGGTTGACAGTCaggatctccagctgtttccctGAATTTCGCTTTAGACCATCACTCGTGACCCTTTCAGGGTATTACAACACagccatatataatatatatatatatatatatatatatatatatatatatatatatatatatatatataaataaataaaaggatgaAGAAGTTCCTTGCACAGCAAGTGGTCAGGAGTTCAACATTGCAACAGAAGCATCAAAAGGACAGTAATCCCTCAAAAGAGTATTGCCAACTCATAAAGTAAGCAGCAACATGCTGATCGGTAGGGTCCGCAAATTTCAAGAATAGAGGAAAACTGTCCATTAAATGAATGGAAGGCGGCAAGCAGCATCTGTGGCCAGCATTCTACTAATTTTCTATGGGGCTTCTGGACATTGCCAAGCAATTACTTTTCAAGATGgaaatactcctttaagtgaGCACTGTCACTTTGGGAAAAGTTGACATATCGTAGAGACATGACCAATAAGGTTCTGgatgttcagaccctgaccaatccctAGAACAGATAACTTTATTTTGTATAGTACAAAGTAGAAGAAGCCTAAGAGAGAGGACGAGCGCCGACAGTAACAGAGAGGACGAGCGCCGACAGTAACAGAGAGGACGAGCGCCGACAGTAACAGAGAGGACGAGCGCCGACAGTAACAGAGAGGACGAACGCCGACCGTAACAGAGAGGACGAGCTCCGACCGTGAGAGAGAGGACGAGCGCTGACCGTAAGAGAGAGGACGAGCGCTGACCGTAAGAGAGAGGACGAGCGCTGACCGTAAGAGAGAGGACGAGCGCTGACCGTAAGAGAGAGGACGAGCGCTGACCGTAAGAGAGAGGACGAGCGCTGACCGTAAGAGAGAGGACGAGCGCTGACAGTAAGAGGATGAGTGCTGTCAGTAAGAGAGAGGACGAGCGCTGACCGTAAGAGAGAGGACGAGCGCTGACAGTAAGAGAGAGGACGAGCGCTGACAGTAAGAGGATGAGTGCTGTCAGTAAGAGAGGACGAGTGCTGTCTGTAAGAGAGAGGACGAGCGCTGACAGTAAGAGGATGAGTGCTGTCAGTAAGAGAGAGGACGAGCGCTGACAGTAAGAGGATGAGTGCTGTCAGTAAGAGAGAGGACGAGTGCTGACAGTAAGAGAGAGGATGAGTGCTGTCTGTAAGAGAGAGGACGAGCGCTGACAGTAAGAGGATGAGTGCTGTCAGTAAGAGAGAGGACGAGCGCTGACAGTAAGAGGATGAGTGCTGACAGTAAGAGAGAGGACGAGCGCTGACAGTAAGAGAGGATAAGTGCTGTCAGTAAGAGAGGATAAGTGCTGTCAGTAAGAGAGAGGACGAGCGCTGACAGTAAGAGAGGATAAGTGCTGTCAGTAAGAGAGAGGACGAGTGCTGTCTGTAAGAGAGAGGACGAGCGCTGACAGTAAGAGAGGATAAGTGCTGTCAGTAAGAGAGAGGACGAGTGCTGTCTGTAAGAGAGAGGACGAGCGCTGACAGTAAGAGAGGATAAGTGCTGTCAGTAAACTGATCTTATCTGTGACCCATCCATGTGATCTCTAGCTCAACCTATGGGAAATAGAAAGCCAAGCCAGAGCAACTGCATCTGTCACTGATGTTCTTCATAAGTTTGTAGTGAAGAACTTGGTAATCAGGAATAAAAATTGAatatctaaggcagtgtttgccacccagtgtgcctccagctgttgcaaaactacaactacagcaaGAGGTACACTGAAAAGGAGGAGCTGAAATAATGTTTTCCATATTTGTTACACAGGTTAAAAGGAAacacagggccccggctctgctgcggttctcccgtgcaggaggcgtgccagccGAAGCATGACGCAGCGGCCGACACGTTTCCTCCATGTAgtactatgggagaggcggggaggcagcattagtGCATCCCCggttctcccatagaactgtatggggagaggGCGTACCATCAATTTCACTGAGGTCTACGCTGCGCACATTAGCCTCTCTCACAGAGCGGCAATGCCAGGgcccgtttgggagatcgcgggggggtcccaaaagtcgggacccccgcgatcaaacacttatcccctacgtTGTTATGGCTGCAGTTGTCCTATAAGAACCAGCCTTACAGATCActttgttaaaaggggtactctggaggaattttttttttttttttttaaatcaactggtgccaaaaagtttaacagatttgtaaatgacttctatttaaaaatattaacccttccagtacttagctgctgtatgctccggaggaagttgagtagttcttttctgtctgaccacagtgctctctgctgcctcctctgtccaGGCCAGGATCTGTccggagctggagaggtttgctggacatgacatggacagaggtttcagcagggagcactgttgtcagacagaaaagaactacacaacttcctctggtgcatacagcagctgattagtactggaggaattaatattttaaatagaagtaatttaaaaatctgtttaacattttggcaccagttgatttaaaaacatttttttaaactggagtaccccttttaggataAAAGCTTATTTACAACaatgaatactgtatatacttacGCTTCAAGCTCCTGTTTCATTTTAGTAAACTCTTCTTTGGTCATTGAACCTTCCCCCTCTCCAAGCTTTTGCAGCTTCTCCCTTGATGCATCAAAATCCGGTCTGGGAGGTGCAGGTGGGATCTGTTTTAAACAAAACATTTGTAAATGATGTTATAAAAATGCTATTGCCCTCAACTGGGTGATCTCATGGGCTCTATAAACTCTCTCCTGACTTGACATCTGACGTCGAGGGGCAAAATGCACGATAAGAGTCTGAATTGATAGTCATTAATAATATGCATATACTATAGAAGTATTACTGTTtaaagtatatacacacacgtgtatatataaatatgcatacatacatacagtatatcacataggGGAGTACATCCCTCACAATttgtatatcttttcatgtgacaacactgaagaaaagaccctctactacaatgtaaagtagtgagtgcacagccggtataacagtgtttaatgttgtgtcaccgaaaaataactcaacacagctattaatgtctaaaccGTGGCCACAAAAGTGAAtccacccctaagtggaaataccCAAACTGGGCACAGTTATCCATTTTCCCtcctctgtgtcatgtgacttgttagtgttacaaggtctcaggtgtgaatggggagcaggtgtcttgttgttattgctctcacactctctaatactggtcactggaagatcAACAtgacacctcatggcaaagaactctgagTGCACATgttcagcatcatatccagaggttgtctttgggctATAGACATAGGAGTGCTgctagcattgctgcagagggtaAGGGATGGGGTGGGGGAGGTTAGCCTGTTAGTACTCAGAAGCAAGACTATTACGCAGACCATGATTAAGAGCTGTTGAAACACATAGGTCTGAAGCATGCAGAAAAAAGGTCTCCATGTTCCATTTAAATCAatgttcacaggttatcggctctaaaaaaaaagatcaatatCGGTCGACCCctagacacaacattaaacactgtaatCCAGGCTGTGTACTccctacattgtagcagaggggcaTTTTTTcactgttgtcacatgaaaaaagGTAGAAGAAAAT from Hyla sarda isolate aHylSar1 chromosome 11, aHylSar1.hap1, whole genome shotgun sequence harbors:
- the SNX6 gene encoding sorting nexin-6 isoform X1, whose amino-acid sequence is MMQEGLDDGPDFLSEEDRAPRAINVDLQPDATLQVDISDALSERDKVKFTVHTKSSLPNFKQNEFSVVRQHEEFIWLHDSFVENEDYAGYIIPPAPPRPDFDASREKLQKLGEGEGSMTKEEFTKMKQELEAEYLAIFKKTVAMHEVFLCRVAAHPILRKDLNFHVFLEYNQDLSVRGKNKKEKLEDFFKSVVKSADGVIVSGTKDVDDFFDHERTFLVEYHNRVKDASAKSDKMTRSHKCVADDYNRIGSSMYALGTQDNTDICKFFLRVSELFDKTRKIEARISADEDLKLSDLLKYYLRESQAAKDLLYRRSRSLVDYENANKALDKARAKNKDVLSAETTQQLCCQKFEKISESAKQELMDFKTRRVAAFRKNLVELAELELKHAKGNLQLLQSCLAVLNGKP
- the SNX6 gene encoding sorting nexin-6 isoform X2; the protein is MMEGLDDGPDFLSEEDRAPRAINVDLQPDATLQVDISDALSERDKVKFTVHTKSSLPNFKQNEFSVVRQHEEFIWLHDSFVENEDYAGYIIPPAPPRPDFDASREKLQKLGEGEGSMTKEEFTKMKQELEAEYLAIFKKTVAMHEVFLCRVAAHPILRKDLNFHVFLEYNQDLSVRGKNKKEKLEDFFKSVVKSADGVIVSGTKDVDDFFDHERTFLVEYHNRVKDASAKSDKMTRSHKCVADDYNRIGSSMYALGTQDNTDICKFFLRVSELFDKTRKIEARISADEDLKLSDLLKYYLRESQAAKDLLYRRSRSLVDYENANKALDKARAKNKDVLSAETTQQLCCQKFEKISESAKQELMDFKTRRVAAFRKNLVELAELELKHAKGNLQLLQSCLAVLNGKP